The genomic window TGGCATGATACAATTGTCGGGCTTAAGCGAAGTTTCCCCTGTAAAAGGAAATTAATTGGTTGATTTTGTCTGTCCCATAGAAAAGTTTATTCCCTGGTGAGAGATATAAAGGGTTGGCATATTCCTGATTTACCTTTTTAACAGTATGAATCACATTTTTTTCAAATTCCGGGGAAATTCATTAGCGATTAAGATTAATTCGGTAATTTTAGCCCAATTTGATAAAGAGAAGATGAAACATTGGGTAGTTAGTGATTAAATTACCTGATTTTTTTACTGGTATACTTGAACATCCCTTTTTTATTCAAAAATAGAATCTGAAAATTTAAGAAAAGTTTATTGGGGATGATTAAATTATTTGAAAATTATTGTTAATTAAATTTTGGAATAAAACTAATTATTAGATAAATGTATTCAAAATATGAAGGTGTATGTAATAATTTTACTATTTAATTTTTTCTGTTTTTATGGCGTTTCACAGGAAATTACTTTGGGTATACATCAAAATTATATTCCTGTTATATCACAAAAAGCCGATACTTTGACTTCTTCAATATCTTCAGGGAATCAATGGTTTAAGAATGGGGTTGAAATTGAGGGAGGAAATAAGCAAGATCTGATTATTACTCAATCGGGCAATTATATGGTTCTGGTTACTTATCCCAATTCTGGATGTAATAGCTCTTCCGAAACTTTTTATGCAACGAAAACTTCAGTTCCCAATCTTCAAACTGAGATTTTTACTTGTAAGATTTTTCCAAATCCCAATAATGGATTGTTTAAAATTGAGATTGAATCAGAGCAATCGGGCCAATTGATCCTTAAATTGATTACTCTAAATGGTCAAACTGTTGTTAAAGAAAAAATGGCCCATTTATCCGGCATACAAACAATTCAATTTGGAAAAGCTGGTCTTACGAAAGGAACATATCTTCTTCAAATCATGTTGGGTTTAAAATCAATAAGTCAGAAACTAATCATTGAGTAAAACTAAAATACTGATTTAAAGACAAATTGAATTATTCAAATATTAAATCAACA from Bacteroidota bacterium includes these protein-coding regions:
- a CDS encoding T9SS type A sorting domain-containing protein, encoding MKVYVIILLFNFFCFYGVSQEITLGIHQNYIPVISQKADTLTSSISSGNQWFKNGVEIEGGNKQDLIITQSGNYMVLVTYPNSGCNSSSETFYATKTSVPNLQTEIFTCKIFPNPNNGLFKIEIESEQSGQLILKLITLNGQTVVKEKMAHLSGIQTIQFGKAGLTKGTYLLQIMLGLKSISQKLIIE